From one Cytophagales bacterium genomic stretch:
- a CDS encoding DUF1566 domain-containing protein, whose product MQTISRTGTTVTLSNGGGSFQDSVGVFTAGTGIDITNNVISSTCGLSIGDTSYQGGIIFYLDPSGCHGLIAATADQSAGIQWYNGTPRYTGTTGDGLYAGAMNTAMIVATQMADLQTGNFAAKVCADYAVTVGGVTYGDWYLPSMYELNLMYLNIGQGNALGLGNVGGFANNFYWSSTELSNLGVWRQDFANGFQSNGNKAFAFSVRAIRAF is encoded by the coding sequence ATACAAACCATAAGCCGAACAGGAACAACTGTAACATTAAGTAATGGTGGTGGAAGCTTCCAAGACAGTGTAGGTGTGTTTACAGCTGGAACAGGAATTGATATTACTAATAATGTAATTAGCAGTACTTGCGGTCTTTCAATAGGCGATACTTCTTACCAAGGCGGTATCATTTTTTATCTAGACCCATCGGGATGTCATGGGTTGATAGCCGCCACCGCCGATCAAAGCGCGGGAATACAATGGTACAACGGAACTCCTAGATATACTGGAACTACAGGCGATGGTTTGTATGCCGGAGCAATGAATACGGCAATGATAGTAGCAACGCAAATGGCAGATCTACAAACAGGAAATTTTGCAGCAAAAGTTTGTGCCGATTATGCAGTAACAGTTGGGGGTGTTACCTATGGCGATTGGTATTTGCCATCAATGTATGAGTTAAACTTAATGTATTTAAATATTGGACAAGGTAATGCATTGGGATTAGGAAATGTTGGCGGTTTTGCTAATAACTTCTATTGGAGTTCTACGGAGCTCAGTAACCTCGGTGTGTGGCGGCAGGATTTCGCCAATGGTTTCCAGTCCAACGGCAATAAGGCCTTCGCATTCTCTGTGCGTGCTATTCGGGCTTTTTAA
- a CDS encoding T9SS type A sorting domain-containing protein, translated as MRKILLILSGILFCFTGISQSIAPEVYATSGDHYTGTNAQLSWTIGEPVIETVSNTNNIITQGFHQTNYDITSIEENPDLGFNISVFPNPVSNTLQISINGPVDNSNLKIELMDITGKILTNEKIAGTVITYQLNMREYAPGNYFLKITTEKGKLINSYKIQKLN; from the coding sequence ATGAGAAAAATATTATTAATTCTATCGGGCATACTATTCTGTTTTACAGGCATAAGTCAATCCATTGCACCGGAAGTTTATGCCACTTCAGGCGACCATTATACAGGAACCAATGCCCAATTAAGCTGGACAATTGGCGAGCCGGTAATTGAAACTGTCTCAAACACCAATAACATCATCACACAGGGATTTCATCAGACAAATTATGATATTACAAGTATAGAAGAGAACCCGGATTTGGGTTTCAATATCTCAGTTTTTCCTAATCCTGTTAGCAATACTTTACAGATCAGCATTAACGGTCCTGTTGATAATTCAAACCTGAAAATTGAATTAATGGATATAACCGGAAAAATATTAACAAATGAAAAAATTGCCGGTACTGTTATTACCTATCAACTCAATATGAGAGAATATGCCCCAGGCAATTACTTTTTAAAAATAACAACAGAAAAAGGCAAACTAATCAATTCATATAAAATTCAAAAACTCAATTAA
- a CDS encoding ABC transporter permease has product MRKEIGKYLLDVSKLVFGGVVLSTILKIEDFSKLKLFVWGMTATFIIALLGFIFINKK; this is encoded by the coding sequence ATGAGAAAAGAAATCGGAAAATATTTACTTGATGTTTCTAAACTCGTATTTGGAGGAGTAGTGTTGAGTACAATATTAAAGATTGAAGATTTTTCTAAATTAAAATTGTTTGTTTGGGGAATGACAGCAACTTTCATTATAGCATTATTGGGTTTTATCTTTATTAACAAAAAATGA